The DNA window CAAGGGTAATAATCCCGGAGACATCGTCATATTGCAGTCTCCGATTATGACCACGGACAACACCCTCGTATCCGTCTTCGATGCCGATAACCTCTAACCCATATTCGATTATAGCTTTTTTGGTAACAGCCCGAATGACGGCATTCAGGCCGGGACAGTCCCCTCCGCCGGTAAGAATAGCGATTCTACTGTGCTTTCCCACTACTAGACCTCCAAGACAAAATGGCTGATATCAATAACAGTCATCTTTAGGTATGTTCGAAAATCGCCAATCCTGGCAGCGATCTCTTCACTTTCGGCAGATGCTAGTGCAAGGCTAAGAATAATCGATCTGTGAGTTCATCATAACTGCCCTTACCTAATTTGGCAAATCAGTGCTGCCGGTCTCAACAGAATCGAACGAAGGCAAACCTTGTTAAGAGATGTTTTAATATCAGAAGTCACTTGCTGATACCTAGCCAGTTAGTACCTCCAGCTGGCTGCCATTTCCCGCGGTTAAATAGCTGCGGGTGTTTCATTTTGCGCACTGTCTCGATGATGAATACGGCTACGCCCGGAATTACGGCAACAGCCCATCCAGTGATACCTAGCGGTACCGTGCCGAATACTGTCTGAAGGAAAGGTAGATAGACGACCGCTACCTGCAGGGGAATAGCAGCCGAAATGAATATCAGCATCCAGCGATTACGGAATACCCCCAACTGGAAAATGGTGTATTCATCGGAGCGAGCATTGAGGGCAAGAATCCACTCGAAGATAACTACGCTGCAAAAGGCAACAGTACGGGCTTCCTCCACTCCGGCTGCTGGTTCCATGAAGTTAAAAACCAGTACCGTACCGATACCGATCATTCCCGCTAGAAAACCGACACGCAGCAACATCCCGGGGAAGAGTAGCCCAACTTTGGGGTGGCGAGGTGGTTTATTTAATTCATCCCCCACTTTTGGCTCAAGCCCAAGGGGAACGGCCATAATTGTGCCGGTAACCAGATTAACCCAGAGAATCTGTAGTGCCATAAGTGGTGCCTTACCCAAAAACAAAATACCCAGTACCAGAGCAAATAGTTCTCCCATACCGGTGGCAAGAAGGAACATCGCCACATTTCGCAATCGGTTGAAGATGGCCCGGCCTTCTTCAACCGCGGATACTACCGAGACGAAATTATCATCCACCAACGTCATATCCGAGGCTTCCTTAGCCACATCGGTACCTGTAATGCCCATGGCAATGCCGATATCAGCGGCCTTCAGCGCCGGCGCGTCGTTAACACCATCACCGGTCATGGCGACAACGTGCCCCTGTTTTTTAAGAGCATTGACAATCTTAAGCTTTAAAACAGGTTCCACTCGGGCGAACACTGATACCCTTTCCACCCGTTCCGAGAGCTCTTCATCGCTCATTTTTTCGATATCAGCACCGGTGAGAGTTTCTCCCGGAGGTAGTTTAAGTTGCCGAGCCACCGACTCAGCAGTAAGCCTGTTATCTCCAGTAATCATAACCACCTTGATGCCGGCATTTTTGGCTTGCTCTACCGCCTCGATTGCTTCCTCGCGAGGCGGGTCATACATGCCCACCAAACCTACGAAAACCAGCTTACCATCGATGTGTTCCTCTTTGAGTTCGGCAAGCTCTCCAGGATGTTCGGCGTAAGCTAGCGCCAGGACCCTCAGGGCATCTTTCGCCATAGCATCACTTATCCCCAGGATTGCTTCTCTATCTGCTTTATTCAATGACACTGGGCTGCCATTTTTCAAGGTGCTGTGGCTCATCTCAAGCAATCTTTCTAGAGCCCCCTTAACGTAAACTACCTTGCCCTTATTCCATGGGTGCAGGGTAGCCATATACCGCCGCTCGCTCTGGAACGGGATCTCATCCAATCTGGGATATGTTTCCTCCAGTGTTTCCTCGTTCAGGCCAGCCTTTGCAGCCGCCACTAGTAATGCTCCCTCCGTCGGGTCACCCATGATGTTACAGCACTCCTTATCCGATGAAAGCAAAGCATCATTGCAGAGAGCGCCTATCTTGAGAAGCAACATCATTGATTCTTCCTTATCAGGATCTAGGATATTATTATCACGTCGAAACTCGCCTTCCACTTGGTAGCCTTCACCTGTGACCTCAACCCATTCTCCGTCGACATAGATCTTCCTTACCGTCATCTGGTTCATAGTGAGCGTGCCCGTTTTGTCAGAGCAGATGACGGTGGCTGATCCCAGGGTCTCAACTGCCACCAGTCGGCGGATGACAGCATTGCGTGAAGCCATATAACGCATACCCGCAGCCAAGACAACTGTGACTACAGCCGGGAGGCCTTCGGGTATGGCTGCTACTGCCGCTGCTACTGCCACCAGGAATATCTCCAACCATTCCAGCCCTCTCCATACCCCCACTCCTATCAGTAGGCCGCAGGTGCCCAGCACCAGGTAAATGATATAGTGACCCAGTGTATTAATGCTCTTCTGCAGAGGGGTCTTCTCTTGTTTAACTTCTTGGAGGCTCGTGGCAATTTTACCCATCTCGGTGGCCATCCCTGTGGATACCACTACAGCAGTAGCGCGGCCGTTTGTGATAATAGTGCCCATATACACCATGTTCTTACGGTCTGATAAGGCAACCTCGCCGCTTATCGGAGTTGTATGCTTATCCACTGATACAGACTCTCCGGTAAGCGATGACTCGTTTATTTTGAGGTTGGCTAACTCTATTAGCCGGGCATCAGCCGGTACCTTATCACCTGACTCAAGGATCAGGATATCGCCAGATACCACTTCTCTACTTTTAATCTCTTCTACTTTGCCATCGCGCCTGACTTTAGTTTTGGGGGCTGCCAGCTGCATTAGAGCTTCCATGGCTTTCTGTGCCTTGCCTTCCTGAACATAGCCAATCGTGGCCATAAGTAACAGAACTGC is part of the Dehalococcoidales bacterium genome and encodes:
- a CDS encoding 6-phosphofructokinase, encoding MGKHSRIAILTGGGDCPGLNAVIRAVTKKAIIEYGLEVIGIEDGYEGVVRGHNRRLQYDDVSGIITL
- a CDS encoding HAD-IC family P-type ATPase, whose product is MAEKHWYSISSNEALRKLDSSHSGLTNSEASSRLQQHGLNELERKKKAPAILLFLQQFRSPLVYILLAAAIVEFVLGKNLDASVILAVLLLMATIGYVQEGKAQKAMEALMQLAAPKTKVRRDGKVEEIKSREVVSGDILILESGDKVPADARLIELANLKINESSLTGESVSVDKHTTPISGEVALSDRKNMVYMGTIITNGRATAVVVSTGMATEMGKIATSLQEVKQEKTPLQKSINTLGHYIIYLVLGTCGLLIGVGVWRGLEWLEIFLVAVAAAVAAIPEGLPAVVTVVLAAGMRYMASRNAVIRRLVAVETLGSATVICSDKTGTLTMNQMTVRKIYVDGEWVEVTGEGYQVEGEFRRDNNILDPDKEESMMLLLKIGALCNDALLSSDKECCNIMGDPTEGALLVAAAKAGLNEETLEETYPRLDEIPFQSERRYMATLHPWNKGKVVYVKGALERLLEMSHSTLKNGSPVSLNKADREAILGISDAMAKDALRVLALAYAEHPGELAELKEEHIDGKLVFVGLVGMYDPPREEAIEAVEQAKNAGIKVVMITGDNRLTAESVARQLKLPPGETLTGADIEKMSDEELSERVERVSVFARVEPVLKLKIVNALKKQGHVVAMTGDGVNDAPALKAADIGIAMGITGTDVAKEASDMTLVDDNFVSVVSAVEEGRAIFNRLRNVAMFLLATGMGELFALVLGILFLGKAPLMALQILWVNLVTGTIMAVPLGLEPKVGDELNKPPRHPKVGLLFPGMLLRVGFLAGMIGIGTVLVFNFMEPAAGVEEARTVAFCSVVIFEWILALNARSDEYTIFQLGVFRNRWMLIFISAAIPLQVAVVYLPFLQTVFGTVPLGITGWAVAVIPGVAVFIIETVRKMKHPQLFNRGKWQPAGGTNWLGISK